From a single Intestinibaculum porci genomic region:
- a CDS encoding LytTR family DNA-binding domain-containing protein, translating into MMKIIDMNQMKEIKLEKHEIIYTESYLNTLHIYTAKAHYTIKGHLPAFCEQASLVRVHESYAINLRYLYDFDNHDVFLLNYDVRLPIGITYRTTFQDAYKHYFEE; encoded by the coding sequence ATGATGAAAATAATTGATATGAATCAAATGAAAGAAATTAAACTTGAAAAACATGAAATAATATATACTGAGTCTTATTTAAATACTTTGCATATCTATACTGCAAAAGCGCATTATACCATCAAAGGGCATCTGCCGGCTTTTTGTGAGCAGGCTTCATTAGTGCGTGTCCATGAGTCGTATGCGATCAATCTCAGATACCTCTATGATTTTGATAACCATGATGTTTTTCTCTTGAATTATGATGTACGCCTGCCTATTGGGATTACCTATCGGACGACGTTTCAGGACGCTTATAAGCACTATTTCGAAGAATGA
- a CDS encoding ABC transporter ATP-binding protein, which yields MLNVKDLEVHYGVIKAIKGISFSVNEGEIVALIGANGAGKTSTMHAISGLLNSKSGLIEFDGKDISKMPAHKIVGLHLAQVPEGRRVFAQLSVETNLEMGAYLRNDNKIDADIQHIYELFPRLKERRKQLAGTLSGGEQQMLAMGRALMSKPKLLLLDEPSMGLSPILVNEIFDIIKTVNEKEGVTVLLVEQNASKALQIADKAYVLETGNITVSGNAKEVANNPRVREAYLG from the coding sequence TTGCTAAATGTAAAAGATCTGGAAGTCCATTATGGTGTCATCAAAGCCATTAAAGGCATTTCCTTCTCCGTTAACGAAGGAGAAATCGTGGCCTTAATCGGTGCGAACGGTGCCGGGAAAACGTCTACGATGCATGCGATCTCTGGCTTACTGAACTCTAAAAGCGGTCTGATTGAATTTGATGGCAAAGATATTTCCAAAATGCCGGCGCATAAGATTGTCGGCTTACACTTAGCCCAGGTACCTGAAGGCCGTCGTGTCTTCGCGCAGTTAAGTGTTGAAACCAACTTGGAAATGGGCGCTTACTTAAGAAATGATAATAAGATTGATGCCGATATCCAGCATATCTATGAACTGTTCCCACGTTTAAAAGAACGTCGCAAACAGTTAGCGGGGACCCTGTCCGGCGGGGAACAGCAGATGTTAGCGATGGGGCGTGCCCTGATGTCAAAACCAAAGCTGTTATTGCTTGATGAACCATCAATGGGGTTATCACCAATCTTAGTCAATGAAATCTTTGATATCATCAAAACCGTCAATGAAAAAGAAGGCGTAACTGTTTTATTAGTAGAACAGAATGCCTCTAAAGCATTACAAATTGCGGATAAAGCCTATGTTCTTGAAACAGGGAATATTACCGTTTCCGGCAATGCCAAAGAAGTGGCTAACAACCCACGTGTCCGTGAAGCATACCTTGGATAA
- a CDS encoding Gfo/Idh/MocA family oxidoreductase, translating into MQTIHVGFIGAGKSTHRYQAPFILRRPEKFTITKIFARHLDHIKWEKIPGVTYTDDLEAVLADENIDLIVVSTPVMHYEYTKMALEHGKNVVCEKPFTDTYKQAKELFDLAKEKHLLCMAIQNRRFDSDFLTTQKVIESGLLGNILEVNMCYDYYRPDVPLNAHHFDPYHGYLYGHACHTLDQALSYFGMPKNHHFEVRQLLGKGRMNDYFDLDLFYDKGLKVSVQSSYFRVKARPRFTVYGTKGTFIKQSEDRQEFDLKRFYMPTPDHPDFGIDLPSDYGTVYYYDDHGDYHEEVIKPVNGDYARYYDAVYDSLVNEAPLLVKPEETLTQLAFLEEGIKQCF; encoded by the coding sequence ATGCAAACAATCCATGTGGGATTTATTGGGGCTGGGAAAAGTACCCACCGTTACCAGGCGCCCTTTATTTTAAGACGGCCAGAGAAGTTTACTATAACCAAAATCTTTGCCCGTCATTTAGATCATATAAAGTGGGAAAAGATTCCTGGTGTCACTTACACCGATGACTTAGAAGCTGTGCTTGCGGATGAGAATATTGATCTGATTGTCGTTTCGACACCAGTCATGCATTATGAATATACTAAGATGGCTTTAGAACATGGAAAAAACGTTGTCTGTGAAAAACCATTTACAGATACATATAAGCAGGCTAAAGAACTTTTTGATCTCGCTAAGGAAAAGCATTTGCTTTGCATGGCTATTCAGAATCGTCGCTTTGACAGTGACTTTTTAACCACGCAAAAGGTTATAGAATCAGGCTTATTAGGCAATATTTTAGAAGTGAATATGTGCTATGACTACTATCGCCCTGATGTCCCTTTAAACGCGCATCATTTTGATCCTTATCATGGCTATCTTTATGGTCATGCCTGCCATACCTTAGATCAGGCCCTTTCTTATTTTGGCATGCCGAAGAATCATCACTTTGAAGTGCGTCAGTTACTTGGCAAAGGGCGGATGAATGATTACTTTGATTTAGATTTATTTTATGATAAAGGCTTAAAAGTATCAGTTCAGTCTTCTTATTTCCGCGTCAAAGCGCGGCCACGTTTCACCGTCTATGGCACGAAGGGAACTTTTATTAAACAAAGCGAAGATCGTCAGGAATTTGATCTTAAACGATTCTATATGCCAACCCCTGATCATCCTGATTTTGGCATTGATTTACCAAGTGATTATGGCACTGTTTATTATTATGATGACCATGGGGATTATCATGAAGAAGTCATTAAACCTGTGAATGGTGATTATGCCCGCTATTATGATGCCGTTTATGATTCATTAGTCAATGAGGCACCATTATTAGTCAAACCAGAAGAAACGCTCACGCAGTTAGCCTTTCTTGAAGAAGGCATTAAGCAGTGCTTTTAG
- a CDS encoding putative bifunctional diguanylate cyclase/phosphodiesterase, whose translation MESATSLFPTEVKETLEKLDSAFAIYQYYDGVIRVLVVSNGLIHLMEPGMTREKAVKRMEMNAEKHTHPDDQERVEAEIQSYIRGESNGLDIIYRKRLYGKDAYAMLHAKGSDQIINGQRIVLIGYDDMTAVLDKESSVQGAYEKSLFQVVDNRVDAFAIINSDTFKIEISNQAMNTLLKKGHHNTVYFTNVLIDAKGQPIDLHNVIYHHGGIVSASGYDKDMILHVSAITWHHQPRLMIHLRPFDFYYYDAMTKLPNMTYLRSESQSILNEAFDRYAHPIVLFLDVRAMKGYNHTYGFTAGDRLLSDLARIIERTFPQDYVFKFSEDHFVVITGDDQLTERLRQVEKQIETAGRGLSTNVRGGICYLTKDVKDIMSACDQAKLACDAIKSEPNELFRIYDESLTRHAEIYDFVIEHLDDALKHHDIKVYYQPVIRTLTGQLCSMEALSRWDDPHYGMLNPGDFISALEETHQIVHLDLYVIKQICMDMRNAMNLGLSVVPVSFNLSRLDFITSDIFTEVERTLAQYQIPRSMIYIEITESIIANSSYVRDQVTRFKDAGYQVWMDDFGSGYSSLNLLKDYDFDELKLDMAFMSSFTKRSKDIITSVVAMAKKIGIQTLAEGVETKEQFDFLKEIGCEKVQGYYFGKPMPKNTLREHLKHHQITIEKREEMDYYRQAGAIELTKADALALLEKEAHGYHYLYYNKAYMDLAKQFGYSQSFEDYDALQNYFDSLKAQDSRDGTITTVSMEKGYMLFLNVRKVVSCKEKSIFELSIDAAYMDDRHHYIKGLNSFVTEMVQLYDIVNIVHLNENYVDGFIEKGALFESGINRKQNVDDFRLSYAHRFVHPDDQKRYLDFVESHSLVNRIRDAKYGTISDRFRTYNEKNRRYEWKLYTELLLPRENQNIVMELIKTSIMEENENWKLG comes from the coding sequence ATGGAAAGTGCAACCAGTTTATTTCCTACAGAAGTGAAAGAGACATTAGAAAAACTAGATTCCGCATTTGCCATTTATCAGTATTATGACGGAGTGATTCGTGTTTTAGTCGTATCCAATGGTTTGATTCATCTGATGGAGCCGGGAATGACAAGAGAAAAAGCTGTCAAAAGAATGGAGATGAATGCAGAAAAGCATACGCATCCTGATGATCAGGAACGTGTGGAAGCGGAAATTCAATCTTATATCCGTGGAGAAAGCAATGGTTTAGATATTATTTATCGTAAGCGTCTGTATGGCAAGGATGCTTATGCCATGTTACATGCCAAAGGTTCTGATCAGATTATTAACGGGCAGCGCATTGTTTTGATCGGTTATGATGATATGACTGCTGTTTTAGATAAAGAATCAAGTGTGCAGGGGGCATATGAGAAGTCTTTATTTCAGGTTGTTGATAACCGGGTGGATGCCTTTGCGATTATCAATTCGGATACCTTTAAAATCGAAATAAGCAATCAGGCCATGAATACATTGCTTAAGAAAGGACATCATAATACCGTTTATTTCACAAATGTCCTTATTGACGCAAAAGGGCAGCCTATTGATTTGCATAATGTGATTTATCATCATGGGGGAATTGTTTCGGCAAGCGGCTATGATAAAGATATGATTCTTCATGTCAGTGCGATCACCTGGCATCATCAGCCGCGTCTGATGATTCATTTGCGGCCATTTGATTTCTACTACTATGATGCGATGACTAAATTACCGAATATGACGTATTTACGCTCTGAGAGTCAGAGTATTTTGAATGAGGCTTTTGATCGCTACGCGCATCCGATTGTTCTTTTTCTAGATGTGCGCGCTATGAAGGGGTATAACCATACCTATGGCTTTACGGCTGGGGATCGCTTATTAAGCGATCTTGCCCGCATTATTGAAAGAACTTTTCCGCAGGATTATGTTTTTAAGTTCTCGGAAGATCACTTTGTCGTGATCACGGGGGATGATCAGCTAACCGAGCGACTGAGGCAAGTAGAAAAACAGATAGAAACGGCAGGACGCGGTTTATCGACCAATGTCCGTGGGGGTATCTGTTATTTAACGAAAGATGTCAAAGATATTATGAGTGCCTGTGATCAGGCAAAATTAGCTTGTGACGCGATCAAATCAGAACCTAATGAGTTATTCCGTATCTATGATGAATCACTCACCAGACATGCCGAGATCTATGATTTTGTTATTGAACATCTTGATGACGCTTTGAAACATCATGACATAAAAGTCTATTATCAGCCGGTTATTCGCACCTTAACCGGGCAGTTATGTTCAATGGAAGCTTTAAGCCGCTGGGATGATCCCCATTATGGAATGCTCAATCCAGGTGATTTTATCAGTGCCTTAGAAGAAACCCATCAGATTGTCCATTTAGATCTTTATGTTATTAAACAGATCTGTATGGATATGCGTAATGCGATGAATCTAGGGCTAAGTGTTGTTCCAGTATCATTTAACTTATCCCGCTTAGACTTTATCACCAGTGATATTTTTACTGAAGTGGAGCGAACCTTAGCCCAGTATCAGATTCCGCGTTCGATGATTTATATCGAGATCACCGAATCAATCATTGCCAACAGCAGTTATGTGCGGGATCAGGTTACACGTTTTAAAGATGCAGGCTATCAGGTATGGATGGATGACTTTGGCTCAGGTTACTCTTCCCTGAACTTATTAAAAGACTATGACTTTGATGAGCTAAAGTTAGATATGGCTTTTATGTCCAGCTTTACGAAACGTTCAAAGGATATTATCACCTCAGTGGTCGCGATGGCGAAAAAGATTGGGATCCAAACCTTGGCCGAAGGGGTGGAAACCAAAGAGCAGTTTGATTTCTTAAAAGAAATCGGCTGTGAAAAAGTGCAGGGTTATTATTTTGGCAAGCCGATGCCGAAAAATACGCTGCGTGAACATTTAAAACACCATCAGATCACCATCGAAAAGAGGGAAGAAATGGATTACTATCGCCAGGCTGGGGCAATCGAACTCACCAAAGCCGATGCGCTCGCGCTCTTAGAAAAAGAAGCGCATGGTTATCATTATCTCTACTATAATAAAGCCTATATGGATCTTGCTAAGCAGTTTGGCTATAGTCAAAGCTTTGAGGATTATGATGCTCTGCAAAATTATTTTGATAGCTTAAAAGCTCAGGATAGTCGTGATGGCACCATTACGACGGTTTCTATGGAAAAAGGCTATATGCTTTTCCTCAATGTCCGGAAGGTGGTCAGCTGTAAAGAGAAATCCATCTTTGAATTAAGTATTGATGCAGCCTACATGGATGATCGTCATCACTATATCAAAGGTTTAAACAGCTTTGTGACGGAGATGGTCCAGCTTTATGATATTGTAAATATCGTCCATCTCAATGAAAATTATGTCGATGGCTTTATCGAAAAAGGCGCGCTTTTTGAATCAGGTATTAACCGTAAACAAAATGTGGATGATTTCCGCTTATCTTATGCCCATCGCTTTGTTCATCCTGATGATCAAAAGCGGTATCTGGACTTTGTGGAAAGTCATTCTTTAGTCAATCGCATTCGTGATGCCAAGTATGGCACGATCAGTGATCGCTTCCGCACGTACAATGAAAAAAATAGACGGTATGAATGGAAACTCTATACCGAATTACTGCTCCCAAGAGAGAACCAGAATATTGTGATGGAACTGATTAAGACATCCATCATGGAAGAAAATGAAAATTGGAAATTAGGATAA
- the glmM gene encoding phosphoglucosamine mutase, producing MGKYFGTDGFRGEANVDLTVEHAYKVGRYLGWYYGVNKNHKARILIGKDTRRSSYMFEYALVSGLTASGADAYLLHVTTTPSVSYIVRSDGFDCGIMISASHNPFYDNGLKVIDGNGKKLQGEVEAGIERYIDGLSDEIPFAKREDIGRALDYSMGRNRYIGYLMSIPTRAFKDLKVGLDCANGSSSSIAKAVFDALGAKTYVINNQPDGTNINTNCGSTHIESLQSFVTSNALDVGFAYDGDADRCIAVDEFGRVVNGDLILYVCGKELKKHGELNNNKIVTTVMSNIGLYKALDEAGIGYAKTQVGDKYVYENMVEEGNVIGGEQSGHIIFSKHATTGDGILTSLKIVETMMEEKQTLAQLIEPVKIYPQLLINVRVKDKKVVLDDPDIKAEVDNVEKALKGDGRALVRASGTEPVIRVMVEASTDALCHEYVLKVVNKIKEKGYAI from the coding sequence ATGGGAAAATATTTTGGTACCGACGGCTTCCGTGGGGAAGCGAACGTCGACTTAACAGTAGAACATGCCTATAAAGTAGGCCGTTATTTAGGCTGGTATTATGGTGTCAATAAAAACCATAAAGCCCGCATCTTAATCGGCAAGGATACCAGACGTTCAAGCTATATGTTTGAATATGCTTTAGTATCTGGCTTAACAGCTTCCGGGGCAGATGCTTACTTATTGCATGTCACAACGACACCTTCAGTAAGCTACATTGTTCGCAGTGATGGTTTTGACTGTGGGATTATGATTTCCGCATCACATAACCCTTTTTATGATAATGGTTTAAAAGTTATTGATGGCAATGGCAAAAAACTGCAGGGGGAAGTAGAAGCTGGCATTGAACGCTATATTGATGGCTTAAGCGATGAAATTCCTTTTGCGAAGCGCGAAGATATTGGCCGCGCTTTAGATTATTCGATGGGCCGTAACCGTTATATCGGTTACTTAATGTCGATTCCAACCAGAGCATTCAAGGATTTAAAGGTGGGCTTAGACTGTGCCAACGGCTCTTCTAGTTCCATTGCGAAAGCAGTCTTTGATGCCTTAGGGGCAAAAACCTATGTCATTAACAATCAGCCTGATGGCACAAATATCAATACCAACTGCGGCTCTACGCATATTGAAAGCTTACAGTCATTTGTGACCAGCAATGCTTTAGATGTTGGTTTTGCCTATGATGGTGATGCCGATCGATGCATCGCGGTGGATGAATTTGGCCGCGTCGTTAATGGCGACTTAATTCTTTATGTCTGTGGCAAGGAATTAAAGAAACATGGCGAATTAAACAATAATAAGATCGTTACGACCGTAATGAGTAATATCGGTTTATACAAAGCGTTAGATGAAGCGGGCATCGGTTATGCGAAAACTCAGGTCGGTGATAAATATGTCTATGAAAACATGGTGGAAGAAGGCAATGTCATCGGCGGTGAACAGAGCGGTCATATTATCTTCTCTAAACACGCCACTACTGGTGATGGGATTTTGACATCCTTAAAGATTGTCGAAACGATGATGGAAGAAAAACAGACCTTAGCGCAGTTAATTGAACCGGTGAAGATCTATCCACAGTTACTGATTAATGTCCGCGTGAAAGATAAGAAGGTTGTCTTAGATGATCCGGATATCAAAGCGGAAGTCGATAACGTCGAAAAAGCGTTAAAAGGTGATGGCCGCGCTTTAGTAAGAGCTTCAGGGACAGAACCAGTGATTCGTGTGATGGTGGAAGCGTCTACCGATGCATTATGTCACGAATATGTTTTGAAGGTTGTCAATAAAATCAAAGAAAAAGGTTATGCAATTTAA
- a CDS encoding Fur family transcriptional regulator codes for MKKYKDIITDYLKNHEEHRIKAIDIYNMMREEDCNVNKTTVYRNLDKLEAEGVLKKYKLADENVSYYRYVDRQAHCDTHLHMQCKRCGKIFHLNCDFMDEIKHHLLAEHGFLLDCSDSLLVGYCADCQKEMKR; via the coding sequence ATGAAGAAGTACAAAGACATCATTACGGATTATTTAAAAAATCATGAAGAACATCGCATCAAAGCGATTGATATTTATAATATGATGCGCGAAGAAGACTGTAACGTGAATAAGACGACCGTCTATCGGAACTTAGATAAGCTTGAAGCCGAAGGCGTTTTAAAGAAATATAAATTGGCCGATGAGAATGTCAGTTATTATCGCTATGTCGATCGGCAGGCCCACTGTGATACGCATTTACATATGCAGTGCAAACGCTGCGGTAAGATTTTTCATCTCAATTGCGATTTTATGGATGAAATTAAACATCATTTATTAGCGGAACATGGGTTTCTGTTAGATTGCAGTGATTCCTTATTAGTGGGGTACTGCGCTGACTGTCAGAAGGAGATGAAGCGATGA
- a CDS encoding methionine ABC transporter ATP-binding protein — MAEIDIVNVSKTFSTEEGQVHALKNVNLSIEKGDIFGIIGMSGAGKSTLVRCLNFLERPTSGEVIVQGTKLSSLSEKELRSERKKISMIFQSFNLLMQKSVLDNVCFPLRLAGVKNDEAEKKAKDLLALVGLADKAKTYPAKLSGGQQQRVAIARALASDPEILLCDEATSALDPATTTQILELLKDINEKMGITIVIITHAMNVVSDICKHVAIMENGEVQECGLVSEIFAHPQSDVGRRLVLKDVKGAGLEELKTKTIYRLTFDHQSAFEPVIANAILKFNTPINILGATTKNVKNIAVGEMIVGLPEEQASDIVAYFKERGLAVEEVQING, encoded by the coding sequence ATGGCAGAAATAGATATTGTCAATGTCTCGAAAACATTCTCCACTGAAGAAGGACAAGTTCATGCTCTGAAAAATGTCAATCTTTCTATTGAGAAAGGTGATATTTTTGGGATCATTGGGATGTCAGGAGCGGGGAAAAGTACGTTAGTACGATGCCTCAACTTCTTAGAGCGTCCAACTTCTGGGGAAGTGATTGTCCAAGGGACAAAACTCAGTTCATTGAGTGAAAAAGAGTTACGCAGTGAACGTAAGAAGATCTCAATGATCTTCCAGTCATTCAACTTATTAATGCAGAAAAGTGTTTTAGATAACGTTTGTTTTCCATTACGCTTAGCCGGCGTCAAAAATGACGAAGCAGAGAAAAAAGCGAAGGATTTACTAGCGTTAGTGGGTTTAGCGGATAAAGCCAAAACCTATCCAGCGAAGCTTTCTGGCGGCCAGCAGCAGCGTGTAGCGATCGCCCGCGCGCTCGCAAGTGATCCAGAAATCTTACTGTGTGATGAAGCGACCAGTGCCTTAGACCCAGCGACAACAACGCAGATTTTAGAATTATTAAAAGATATTAATGAAAAGATGGGCATCACGATTGTGATCATCACCCATGCGATGAATGTTGTCTCTGATATTTGTAAACACGTCGCTATCATGGAAAACGGTGAAGTGCAGGAATGTGGCCTGGTATCTGAAATCTTCGCGCATCCACAAAGTGATGTCGGCCGTCGTTTGGTCTTAAAAGATGTCAAAGGAGCAGGTTTAGAAGAACTCAAAACCAAAACGATTTATCGTCTCACCTTCGATCATCAGTCAGCCTTTGAACCAGTTATTGCCAATGCGATTCTCAAGTTCAATACCCCGATTAATATCTTAGGGGCAACCACGAAAAATGTGAAAAACATTGCCGTAGGAGAAATGATCGTTGGTTTACCTGAAGAGCAAGCGAGTGATATTGTGGCTTACTTCAAAGAAAGAGGATTAGCAGTTGAGGAGGTGCAGATCAATGGATAG
- a CDS encoding GNAT family N-acetyltransferase produces the protein MDHQIYDYLHPDARFIRKMVFMKEQGFQNEFDDIDEKAKHIVIYSQNNPVATCRFYEKDGKYYIGRICVLIEYRGAHLGSQLLDYAIEALKEETDEVYLSAQVRAQAFYENNGFSAFGEPYDDEGVPHIQMKKAIR, from the coding sequence ATGGATCATCAGATTTATGATTACTTACATCCCGATGCCCGTTTTATTCGTAAAATGGTCTTCATGAAAGAACAGGGCTTTCAAAATGAGTTCGATGATATTGATGAAAAAGCGAAGCATATCGTGATTTATTCGCAGAATAATCCCGTTGCCACCTGTCGTTTCTATGAAAAAGATGGGAAGTATTATATTGGCCGCATCTGCGTCCTGATCGAATACCGCGGGGCTCATTTAGGCTCTCAATTATTAGACTATGCCATTGAGGCATTAAAAGAAGAGACGGATGAAGTGTATTTATCTGCTCAGGTAAGAGCGCAGGCTTTTTATGAAAATAATGGCTTTAGTGCTTTTGGCGAACCTTATGATGATGAAGGCGTTCCACATATCCAAATGAAAAAGGCGATTCGTTAG
- a CDS encoding helix-turn-helix domain-containing protein codes for MKFTELGPYFKAYREALGISANAVATNVHVNHETITMLENGETNMKFLGMLDDMMKFYHMEVIPIGDHEHQPSLHVDLSHISPAHRKVVKKIIEDENARKLALNTLEKKK; via the coding sequence ATGAAATTTACAGAATTAGGACCGTATTTTAAAGCGTATCGTGAAGCCTTGGGGATCAGTGCCAATGCCGTTGCCACCAATGTGCATGTCAATCATGAAACCATTACAATGCTGGAAAATGGCGAAACCAATATGAAGTTTCTCGGCATGTTAGATGACATGATGAAGTTCTATCATATGGAAGTCATCCCGATTGGGGATCATGAACATCAGCCCTCATTGCATGTTGATTTGAGTCACATCTCACCAGCGCATCGCAAAGTCGTGAAAAAGATCATTGAAGATGAAAACGCTCGTAAACTCGCCCTCAATACGCTAGAAAAGAAAAAGTAA
- a CDS encoding ABC transporter ATP-binding protein, which translates to MSNTPLLKTEGLGIQFGGLKAVDEFNFEIDHGQLFGLIGPNGAGKTTIFNLLTGVYTPTSGQILFEGQSLAHKSPTKITELGIARTFQNIRLFKEMSVIDNVKVGLHHSEEYNLLSAIFHTPSYFKGEEKMDQDARKLLAVFGLEAYADVKASNLPYGKQRQLEIARALGTNPKLLLLDEPAAGMNPTETAELMKTIELVREKFNVAILLIEHDMKLVMGICEKIAVLNFGTMLAFDTPDKIKNNPDVIEAYLGSDD; encoded by the coding sequence ATGAGTAACACACCATTATTAAAAACAGAAGGTTTAGGCATCCAGTTTGGGGGCTTAAAAGCCGTTGATGAATTCAACTTTGAAATTGATCATGGTCAATTATTTGGTTTGATCGGTCCTAACGGGGCTGGGAAAACGACCATCTTCAACTTGTTAACTGGGGTTTATACACCAACAAGTGGTCAGATCTTATTTGAAGGTCAGTCTTTAGCACATAAATCCCCAACCAAAATCACCGAATTAGGCATTGCCCGTACTTTTCAGAATATCCGTTTATTCAAAGAAATGAGCGTTATTGATAACGTTAAAGTCGGCTTGCATCATTCTGAAGAATACAACTTATTAAGTGCCATCTTCCATACCCCAAGTTATTTCAAAGGGGAAGAAAAGATGGATCAGGATGCGCGTAAACTCTTAGCGGTCTTTGGCTTAGAAGCATACGCAGATGTAAAAGCTTCGAACTTACCATACGGGAAACAGCGTCAGCTGGAAATTGCCCGCGCATTAGGCACGAATCCAAAGTTATTATTACTCGATGAACCAGCTGCGGGGATGAACCCAACGGAAACGGCAGAATTAATGAAAACCATTGAATTAGTAAGAGAAAAGTTCAATGTTGCAATTCTGTTAATCGAACATGATATGAAACTAGTCATGGGGATCTGTGAAAAGATTGCCGTTCTGAACTTCGGAACGATGTTAGCTTTCGATACCCCTGACAAGATTAAAAACAATCCAGATGTCATTGAAGCTTATCTGGGCAGTGATGACTAG
- a CDS encoding methionine ABC transporter permease: protein MDSSTINMIIQGVGETLIMVIVSTVLGYVIGTPLGIVLTVTDDNGLKPNAKVYRVLDFITNILRSVPFLILLVVIIPLTRIIVGKSYGTMATCVPLTVSAFPFIARMVESSLKEVDPGVVEAAQSMGATNWQIIIHVLMVEARTSLVSGATIVFATILGYSAMAGAVGGGGLGDIAIRYGYYRREELTMWVAVILLMLLVEIFQIIGNAIAKKIDKIN, encoded by the coding sequence ATGGATAGTTCTACCATTAATATGATTATTCAAGGGGTTGGAGAAACCCTCATCATGGTTATTGTCTCAACCGTTTTAGGCTATGTCATCGGAACGCCATTAGGAATTGTCCTGACTGTCACGGATGATAATGGGTTAAAACCTAATGCCAAAGTCTATCGCGTCTTAGACTTTATTACGAACATCTTACGTTCGGTGCCATTCTTAATTTTATTAGTTGTCATTATTCCTTTAACCCGTATTATTGTGGGAAAATCTTATGGAACAATGGCGACTTGTGTCCCATTAACTGTCTCAGCCTTCCCATTTATCGCCCGCATGGTTGAATCTTCTTTAAAAGAAGTCGATCCCGGTGTTGTCGAAGCGGCGCAGTCCATGGGTGCCACCAACTGGCAGATTATCATCCATGTCTTAATGGTTGAAGCAAGAACTTCCTTAGTTTCTGGAGCAACGATTGTCTTTGCGACGATCTTAGGTTATTCCGCAATGGCTGGCGCTGTCGGCGGCGGCGGTCTTGGTGATATTGCCATCCGTTACGGTTACTATCGTCGTGAAGAATTAACGATGTGGGTAGCGGTTATTCTGTTAATGCTGCTGGTGGAAATCTTCCAGATCATCGGTAATGCGATTGCGAAAAAGATTGATAAAATTAATTAA